Proteins encoded within one genomic window of Nordella sp. HKS 07:
- a CDS encoding metal-sensing transcriptional repressor translates to MPKHQHQSHPDIVKRLRRVEGQIRSIAAMIEDGRGCVDVAQQLAAATSALSGAKDKFIRDHIDHCLVGAAGSSSRGQLDELKAITKFL, encoded by the coding sequence ATGCCCAAGCACCAGCATCAATCCCATCCCGATATCGTCAAGCGCCTGCGCCGGGTCGAGGGCCAGATCCGCAGCATCGCGGCGATGATCGAGGACGGCCGCGGCTGCGTCGATGTCGCCCAGCAGCTCGCCGCCGCCACCAGCGCGCTCTCCGGCGCCAAGGACAAATTCATCCGCGATCACATCGACCACTGCCTAGTCGGCGCCGCCGGTAGCAGCAGCCGCGGTCAGCTCGACGAACTGAAGGCGATCACGAAGTTCCTGTGA
- a CDS encoding MFS transporter, whose protein sequence is MLEVLKHRTYRHLFLAQLIALIGTGLATVALGLLAYELAGANAGSVLGTALAIKMIAFVGVAPVAAAFAERVPRRAMLIALDLVRAGVAVLLPFVTEVWQVYVLIFVLQAASAGFTPAFQATIPDVLPDEKQYTRALSLSRLAYDLESALSPMLAAALLTVISFHSLFAGTVFGFLASAALVLSVTLPSPKPAAARGIYERTTRGLRIYLATPRLRGLLALTLAIAAASAMVIVNTVVLVQAGFGLGQSETALALTAYGAGSMTAALGLPRLLDRFSDRQAMLGGTVVLVIGLLLGATVASYGLLLVLWFALGLGYSLAMTPSGRLLRRSSQPEDRPALFAAQFALSHACWLITYPLSGWLGAEAGLPATFIVLGAIGALAVIAAIRLWPANDPEEIEHVHETLDHDHPHLAGGGHRHRHIFVIDSHHPEWPSAPALR, encoded by the coding sequence ATGCTCGAAGTCCTGAAGCACCGCACCTACCGCCATCTTTTCCTCGCCCAATTGATCGCCCTGATCGGCACCGGCCTCGCGACCGTGGCGCTGGGGCTGCTAGCGTATGAGCTGGCGGGCGCCAACGCCGGCTCGGTGCTGGGTACGGCGCTCGCCATCAAGATGATCGCCTTTGTCGGCGTGGCGCCGGTCGCCGCCGCTTTCGCGGAGCGCGTGCCACGCCGCGCCATGCTGATCGCTCTCGATCTCGTGCGCGCCGGCGTTGCCGTTCTACTGCCCTTCGTCACCGAGGTTTGGCAGGTCTATGTGCTGATCTTCGTCCTGCAAGCGGCCTCAGCCGGCTTCACCCCGGCCTTCCAGGCCACCATTCCCGATGTACTGCCGGACGAGAAGCAATATACCCGCGCGCTCTCGCTGTCGCGGCTGGCCTATGATCTCGAAAGCGCCTTGAGCCCGATGCTGGCGGCCGCCCTTCTCACCGTGATCAGCTTTCACAGCCTGTTTGCCGGCACGGTCTTCGGCTTCCTGGCCTCCGCCGCTCTCGTTTTGTCGGTGACGCTGCCGAGCCCAAAGCCCGCTGCGGCCCGCGGCATCTATGAGCGCACGACGCGGGGTTTGCGCATCTATCTGGCGACACCGCGCTTGCGCGGCCTGCTCGCGCTCACGCTCGCGATCGCGGCGGCGAGCGCCATGGTGATCGTGAACACCGTCGTGCTCGTGCAGGCGGGCTTCGGGCTCGGCCAGAGCGAGACGGCGCTGGCACTCACAGCCTATGGGGCGGGCTCGATGACGGCAGCCCTTGGCTTGCCACGCCTTCTCGACAGGTTTTCCGACCGCCAGGCCATGCTGGGCGGAACCGTCGTTCTCGTCATCGGCCTGCTGCTCGGCGCGACGGTGGCGAGCTATGGACTGCTTCTGGTCTTGTGGTTCGCGCTCGGCCTCGGCTATTCCCTGGCCATGACGCCGTCCGGACGCCTGCTGCGCCGGTCGTCTCAACCCGAGGACCGTCCCGCTTTGTTCGCCGCTCAATTCGCCCTCTCGCATGCCTGCTGGCTGATCACCTATCCGCTCTCCGGCTGGCTCGGCGCCGAAGCAGGCCTGCCCGCCACCTTCATCGTGCTCGGCGCCATCGGCGCCCTCGCGGTGATAGCCGCCATCCGGCTGTGGCCCGCCAATGACCCCGAAGAGATCGAGCATGTCCACGAGACGTTGGATCACGACCATCCCCATCTGGCGGGTGGCGGCCATCGTCACCGCCATATCTTCGTGATCGACAGCCATCATCCCGAATGGCCGAGCGCGCCGGCGTTGCGTTAA
- a CDS encoding YqaA family protein, which produces MGDLAVYAGLFLTAFAAATILPMQSEAALVGLLLLDAQPVWLLVTVASVGNVLGSACNWLLGRGIERYRNRRWFPVKEAALDRASAWYRSYGKWSLLLSWVPIIGDPLTVAAGVLREPFPIFLLLVALAKIGRYLVLTVATLGLA; this is translated from the coding sequence ATGGGTGATCTCGCGGTCTATGCCGGGCTCTTTCTGACCGCTTTTGCCGCGGCAACCATTCTGCCGATGCAATCGGAGGCGGCTCTCGTCGGACTCCTTCTCCTCGACGCGCAGCCGGTCTGGCTGCTGGTGACCGTCGCGAGTGTCGGCAATGTCCTGGGCTCGGCCTGCAACTGGCTTCTGGGCCGCGGCATCGAGCGCTACCGCAACCGGCGCTGGTTTCCGGTGAAGGAAGCAGCCCTGGATCGCGCCAGCGCCTGGTACCGCAGTTATGGCAAGTGGTCGCTGCTGTTGAGCTGGGTGCCCATCATAGGCGACCCGCTTACTGTCGCCGCCGGGGTGCTGCGCGAGCCATTCCCCATTTTCCTGCTGCTTGTCGCGCTCGCCAAGATCGGCCGCTATCTCGTGCTGACAGTCGCGACCTTGGGCCTCGCGTGA
- a CDS encoding ABC transporter substrate-binding protein, whose product MFIPKSLFTGAVLLGLAGALSFSTAASAEVIRIVSPYQTTTLDPMRSASAGNIETYGLLYSRLLRRNTETGALEAGLAESWEAAADGLTYTFKLREAKFSDGSPVTADDVVFSLERVRTDKRSAYPAPLGAVESITAADPKTVVVKLKSPFAPFLGNVEIWNMGIVSKKDVEARGEDKAFTEKPLTSGPYMVKEWRANESLTLDPNPNYWRTGYPKSPDAVVLQEVAAADARISMLKAGETDAVRSVPWSQVESLKAQDGVDMRLEPSTTIWITLLNHKREPFSNAKARLAAAQAIDNKALTQAVTQGFATAANTTLPGAVDFHDKSYPGITYDLAKAKALLEESGMAGKEVKILAATDPSQQQMALLLQAQWQAIGLKPKIETVDGGAWWEAIPKGEYDATPNWWFNETPDPDLAVRWAVCGSCGSHSYYTFYENKKVDELVDAGTREMDTEKRAKIYKEIQEISTGEVAQIPLFYAPNTVAYSKKLKGLKLTPSLQWTLEETTIEK is encoded by the coding sequence ATGTTCATTCCGAAGAGCCTGTTCACGGGCGCGGTTTTGCTCGGCCTTGCCGGCGCCCTGTCCTTCAGCACCGCCGCTTCCGCCGAAGTGATCCGCATCGTTTCGCCGTACCAGACCACGACACTCGATCCGATGCGCTCGGCAAGCGCCGGCAATATCGAAACCTATGGACTTCTCTATTCGCGCCTGCTGCGCCGCAATACGGAGACGGGCGCCCTCGAAGCAGGCCTCGCCGAAAGTTGGGAGGCGGCCGCCGACGGGCTCACTTACACATTCAAGCTGCGCGAGGCGAAATTCTCTGACGGCTCACCCGTCACCGCCGACGACGTCGTCTTCAGCCTGGAGCGCGTGCGCACCGACAAGCGTTCGGCCTATCCAGCCCCGCTCGGCGCCGTGGAGAGCATTACGGCTGCCGATCCCAAAACCGTGGTGGTGAAACTCAAATCGCCCTTCGCGCCCTTCCTCGGCAATGTCGAGATCTGGAACATGGGCATCGTGTCGAAGAAGGATGTCGAGGCCCGTGGCGAGGACAAGGCTTTCACCGAGAAGCCCCTGACATCGGGCCCTTATATGGTCAAGGAGTGGCGCGCCAATGAGAGCCTCACCCTCGATCCCAATCCGAACTACTGGCGCACCGGCTACCCCAAGAGTCCCGACGCCGTGGTGCTGCAGGAAGTCGCGGCCGCCGATGCGCGCATTTCGATGCTGAAGGCCGGCGAGACCGATGCGGTGCGCTCCGTGCCGTGGTCGCAGGTCGAAAGCCTTAAGGCGCAGGACGGCGTCGACATGCGCCTCGAGCCGTCGACGACCATCTGGATCACACTTCTCAATCACAAGCGCGAGCCTTTCTCCAACGCCAAGGCGCGCCTTGCCGCCGCCCAGGCGATCGACAACAAGGCTTTGACCCAGGCGGTGACCCAGGGCTTCGCCACCGCCGCCAATACGACGCTGCCGGGAGCGGTCGATTTCCACGACAAGTCCTATCCGGGCATCACCTATGATCTCGCCAAGGCCAAGGCGCTGCTCGAGGAATCGGGTATGGCCGGCAAGGAAGTGAAGATTCTCGCCGCCACCGATCCTTCGCAGCAGCAGATGGCGCTGCTGCTCCAGGCGCAGTGGCAGGCGATCGGCCTCAAGCCCAAGATCGAGACGGTGGATGGCGGCGCCTGGTGGGAGGCGATCCCCAAGGGTGAATATGACGCCACACCCAACTGGTGGTTCAACGAAACACCAGATCCCGACCTGGCGGTGCGCTGGGCGGTCTGCGGCTCCTGCGGTTCGCACTCCTACTACACGTTCTACGAGAACAAGAAAGTGGATGAGCTGGTCGATGCCGGCACGCGCGAGATGGACACCGAGAAGCGCGCCAAGATCTACAAGGAGATCCAGGAGATCTCGACCGGGGAAGTGGCGCAGATCCCGCTCTTCTACGCGCCCAACACCGTCGCCTACAGCAAGAAGCTGAAAGGCCTGAAGCTGACGCCGTCGCTGCAATGGACACTCGAAGAGACGACAATCGAGAAGTGA
- a CDS encoding ABC transporter permease, with protein MSHLRSILNRLLQLIPVLIGISIISFLLQRLAPGDPVRLLVGDRASPETIAAVRQQYGLDLPLPLQFLRYMTNVLQGDLGLSVRFQRPVAELLGQFVGPTLFLAAYVVVITVPPTLLLAVTAARRPGGLTDQVIRLLGILGLTIPVFWLGIMMARLFGAKLGWFPVSGYGEGFTGHLHHLFLPALSIAIWLIPVLTQSLRSALIEKSTSDFITAARAQGASEREVFWRHMLPNAVLPTFNLLGVMVALIIGSTVIVETVYAVPGLGRLMITSLIGRDYYVVQGLTLIFALATVFITLSVDIISTFIDPRVEL; from the coding sequence TTGTCGCATCTCCGCTCCATCCTCAACCGCCTGCTGCAGCTGATACCGGTGCTTATTGGCATCAGCATCATTTCCTTCCTGTTGCAGCGCCTGGCCCCCGGCGATCCGGTACGCCTCCTCGTCGGCGACCGCGCCAGCCCCGAGACGATCGCCGCGGTGCGCCAGCAATACGGCCTCGATCTGCCGTTGCCGCTGCAGTTCCTGCGCTACATGACCAATGTCCTGCAGGGCGATCTCGGCCTTTCCGTGCGCTTCCAGCGTCCGGTCGCCGAGCTCCTCGGGCAGTTCGTGGGTCCGACCCTGTTTCTCGCCGCCTATGTCGTCGTCATCACCGTGCCGCCTACCCTTTTATTGGCGGTCACGGCGGCGCGGCGGCCGGGCGGCCTCACCGACCAGGTGATCCGCCTCCTCGGCATATTGGGTCTCACCATCCCGGTCTTCTGGCTCGGCATCATGATGGCACGCTTGTTCGGCGCAAAACTCGGCTGGTTCCCGGTCTCGGGTTATGGCGAAGGCTTCACCGGCCATTTGCATCACCTGTTCCTGCCGGCGCTGTCGATCGCGATCTGGCTCATCCCGGTGCTGACGCAGAGTCTCAGGTCGGCCCTCATCGAGAAATCGACATCCGACTTCATCACCGCGGCGCGCGCCCAAGGGGCGAGCGAGCGGGAGGTCTTCTGGCGCCATATGCTGCCCAACGCGGTGCTGCCGACCTTCAATCTCCTGGGCGTCATGGTCGCCCTCATTATCGGCAGTACTGTCATCGTCGAGACCGTCTATGCGGTTCCGGGGCTCGGGCGTTTGATGATTACCTCCCTGATCGGCCGCGATTATTATGTCGTGCAGGGCCTTACTCTCATCTTTGCGCTGGCTACCGTGTTCATCACCCTCAGCGTCGACATCATCTCGACCTTCATCGATCCGAGGGTCGAGCTATGA
- a CDS encoding ABC transporter permease: MIALLILGGWIFAALFAPWIAPYDPDAIDMMNMLGPPSATHWFGTDQVGRDVFSRVLHGSRVDLLMCVLGVLPPLIIGTTIGLLSGYFRGLTDALFMRVYDITVAFPFFVLVLAIVGLLGPGLNNYFIALAIVGWVTYARLVRAEVLVLRDSEYVLAAKVLGFSNRVILLKHVLPNALSPVISYAVSDAVLVMLAGASLGFLGMGAQPPTAEWGVMIADGQAFIDQAWWICFFPGIAAISLGLGLAFLGDALAQLRRPVRG, from the coding sequence ATGATCGCCCTGCTTATCCTCGGCGGCTGGATCTTCGCGGCGCTCTTCGCGCCCTGGATCGCGCCCTACGATCCCGACGCAATCGACATGATGAACATGCTGGGGCCACCCAGCGCCACCCATTGGTTCGGTACCGACCAGGTCGGCCGCGACGTCTTCTCGCGCGTGCTCCATGGATCCCGCGTCGATCTCCTGATGTGCGTGCTGGGCGTCCTGCCGCCGCTGATCATCGGCACCACCATCGGCCTGCTGTCCGGCTACTTCCGCGGACTGACCGACGCGCTCTTCATGCGCGTCTATGACATCACTGTCGCCTTCCCCTTCTTCGTCCTGGTGCTTGCGATTGTCGGTCTCCTGGGCCCCGGCCTCAATAACTACTTCATCGCGCTCGCCATTGTCGGCTGGGTCACTTATGCGAGGCTCGTACGCGCCGAAGTCCTGGTGCTGCGCGACAGCGAATATGTGCTTGCCGCCAAGGTGCTGGGTTTCTCCAATCGCGTCATTCTCCTGAAACATGTGCTGCCCAACGCGCTCTCCCCCGTCATATCCTATGCGGTGAGCGATGCGGTTCTGGTGATGCTCGCCGGCGCCAGCCTGGGCTTTCTCGGCATGGGCGCGCAGCCGCCGACCGCCGAATGGGGCGTCATGATCGCCGACGGCCAGGCCTTCATCGACCAAGCCTGGTGGATCTGCTTCTTCCCCGGCATCGCGGCGATCTCGCTGGGCTTAGGCTTGGCTTTCCTCGGCGATGCGCTGGCGCAATTGCGCCGGCCGGTGAGGGGCTGA
- a CDS encoding ABC transporter ATP-binding protein has product MARLLDVKNLTVRFGGTEAVRNISLHVDEGEVLGVVGESGSGKSVTCRAFMRLLPPSATVEGEVSFDGKSLSGLSDEDLRKIRGRDIGMIFQNPASHLDPLQRIGTQIAEPIRRHLALGREAAFAQAVELLRQVGISDPAGRAKAYPHEFSGGMKQRAMIATAIGCGPKLLIADEPTTALDVTVQARILELLRELNRRNGLSIVLISHDLGVIAQNCSRIIVMRQGEIVEEGATEEIIRAPKHPYTRLLLDSQPSRSKGSSTPIASGITQPLLAVKDLTVSFPKRRDLLSRLTGKDAEPFRALDNVSLTVEAGETVGIVGESGSGKSTLARAIVRLVAPVAGQIAFDGKVTSSDSSFRRAVQMVFQNPYDSLNPRLRVKEAIAEPIMRHQLAQGLEITRRVEDLADKVELPRALLERYPSQLSGGQCQRVGLARALAVEPRLLIADEITSALDVTTQAQILKLLDRLRRERGLTMLYVSHDLSVVSSFCQRVYVFKSGRIVEEGAAAKVMREPAHDYTRELVRSIPRLASIEA; this is encoded by the coding sequence ATGGCGAGGCTGCTCGATGTCAAAAATCTCACCGTGCGCTTCGGCGGCACGGAGGCCGTGCGCAACATTTCGCTTCATGTCGATGAGGGCGAAGTGCTCGGCGTCGTGGGCGAAAGCGGCTCCGGCAAATCGGTAACCTGCCGCGCCTTCATGCGTCTCCTGCCGCCTTCCGCGACGGTCGAAGGCGAGGTGAGCTTCGATGGCAAGTCACTCTCCGGCCTGAGCGATGAAGACTTGAGAAAGATCCGCGGCCGCGACATCGGCATGATCTTTCAGAATCCCGCCTCGCATCTCGATCCCCTGCAGCGCATCGGCACGCAGATCGCCGAGCCCATCCGGCGGCATCTGGCGCTCGGCCGGGAGGCGGCTTTCGCTCAGGCGGTGGAGCTTCTGCGCCAAGTGGGCATCAGTGATCCGGCCGGACGCGCGAAGGCATATCCGCATGAATTCTCCGGCGGCATGAAGCAGCGGGCGATGATCGCCACCGCCATCGGCTGTGGACCGAAGCTTCTGATCGCCGATGAACCCACCACCGCCCTTGATGTCACCGTCCAGGCACGCATCCTTGAATTGCTGCGCGAGCTCAACCGCAGGAACGGTCTGTCGATCGTGCTCATCTCGCACGACCTGGGGGTCATCGCGCAGAATTGCAGCCGAATTATCGTGATGCGCCAGGGCGAGATCGTCGAGGAAGGCGCGACAGAGGAGATCATCCGCGCACCCAAACATCCCTATACGCGCCTGCTCCTCGACTCGCAGCCTTCGCGCAGCAAGGGCAGCAGCACGCCTATCGCCTCGGGGATTACGCAGCCGCTTCTTGCGGTGAAGGACCTGACCGTCAGTTTCCCCAAAAGGCGCGATCTCCTGAGCCGGCTCACCGGCAAGGACGCCGAGCCCTTCCGGGCACTCGACAACGTGAGCCTCACTGTCGAAGCGGGCGAGACGGTGGGCATCGTCGGAGAATCGGGCTCGGGCAAGAGCACGCTGGCGCGCGCCATCGTCCGACTCGTGGCACCGGTCGCGGGCCAGATCGCCTTCGACGGCAAAGTGACCTCCTCCGACAGCTCTTTCCGCCGCGCCGTTCAGATGGTGTTCCAGAATCCCTACGACTCGCTCAATCCGCGCCTCAGGGTCAAAGAGGCGATCGCCGAGCCGATCATGCGCCATCAATTGGCGCAAGGTCTCGAGATCACCCGTCGCGTCGAGGACCTTGCCGACAAGGTCGAACTGCCGCGCGCCTTGCTCGAACGCTATCCGAGCCAGTTGTCGGGCGGCCAGTGCCAGCGCGTGGGACTGGCACGCGCCCTTGCCGTCGAACCCCGCCTCCTCATTGCCGATGAGATCACCTCAGCACTCGACGTGACGACGCAGGCGCAGATCCTCAAACTGCTCGACCGGTTGCGCCGCGAGCGCGGCCTCACCATGCTCTATGTCTCACATGATCTCTCGGTGGTGAGCTCATTCTGCCAGCGCGTCTATGTGTTCAAGAGCGGACGGATCGTCGAGGAGGGTGCTGCGGCAAAAGTCATGCGCGAGCCCGCCCATGACTATACAAGGGAGCTCGTTCGCTCCATCCCGCGGCTCGCTTCCATAGAGGCCTGA
- a CDS encoding MurR/RpiR family transcriptional regulator codes for MPKTRKSDMQTFDLKELLEPRMAGLSQSERALAAHMLKNQHLLPFETGASLAQTIGVSEMTVSRFVRSLGFAGLRDLKERLRGAVQNDNSTVDDIHDRFRVRGGEPESLKESLELELDAVRKAYALAGSELWAEAVAELVKRETVFVVGFQASQGLALDFASRLLYARPGVFHIDNNTGIYTEILTADPKKSLLVYIDTAAYATRGLKLLDRVKQVGLPTVIVTDRFSHWAFAHTRHVFEGHTHVQTFWDSTAALSVILNLLTDAVATRLGAKAKKRFEVMRDLGRHFDEFMRVPNPKK; via the coding sequence ATGCCCAAGACCAGAAAGAGCGATATGCAGACCTTCGACCTCAAGGAGCTCCTTGAGCCGCGCATGGCGGGCCTGTCGCAATCCGAGCGCGCCCTCGCCGCCCATATGCTGAAGAACCAGCATCTCCTGCCCTTCGAGACCGGGGCCAGCCTCGCCCAGACCATCGGCGTCAGTGAGATGACGGTGTCGCGCTTCGTGCGCAGCCTGGGCTTCGCGGGCCTGCGCGACCTGAAGGAAAGGCTGCGCGGGGCGGTCCAGAACGACAACAGCACGGTCGACGATATACATGACCGCTTCCGGGTGCGCGGCGGTGAGCCCGAAAGTCTCAAGGAAAGCCTGGAGCTCGAGCTCGACGCGGTGCGCAAGGCCTATGCGCTGGCAGGCTCCGAGCTGTGGGCCGAAGCGGTGGCCGAGCTCGTGAAGCGCGAGACCGTATTCGTCGTCGGCTTCCAGGCCTCGCAGGGCCTGGCGCTCGATTTCGCCAGCCGGCTGCTTTATGCGAGACCTGGTGTCTTCCATATCGACAACAATACCGGCATCTACACCGAAATCCTGACCGCCGATCCGAAGAAGAGCCTGCTCGTCTACATAGACACGGCAGCCTATGCGACACGCGGCCTGAAGCTGCTCGACCGCGTGAAGCAGGTGGGACTTCCGACCGTCATCGTCACCGACCGCTTCAGCCATTGGGCCTTCGCCCATACGCGGCATGTTTTCGAAGGTCACACGCATGTGCAGACCTTCTGGGATTCGACCGCGGCCTTGAGCGTTATCCTCAATCTCCTCACCGATGCAGTGGCGACCAGGCTCGGCGCCAAGGCCAAGAAGCGCTTCGAGGTCATGCGCGATCTCGGCCGCCATTTCGACGAGTTCATGCGCGTGCCCAATCCGAAGAAGTGA
- a CDS encoding cupin domain-containing protein — MIGRRANPVSFAMLALLVSGGALIAGFAALRPSGPIAMTNVVEESSAPSRTRETVISCEKLPHVPGKSITTTLVDFPPGIEVPRHRHAGSVTAYVLKGTLNSQLDSNPMGTFGPGGSWFEPPGTLHTYVGNPSATEPAQIMAIFVADSDCGKLTIFEDE, encoded by the coding sequence ATGATCGGCCGCCGCGCCAATCCTGTGTCCTTCGCGATGCTGGCGTTGCTCGTTTCGGGTGGCGCTCTCATTGCGGGCTTCGCGGCGTTGCGGCCATCCGGCCCCATCGCGATGACAAATGTCGTGGAGGAAAGCAGCGCACCGTCCCGCACGCGCGAGACGGTGATCTCCTGCGAGAAGCTCCCACATGTGCCGGGCAAATCCATCACCACGACATTGGTCGATTTCCCGCCCGGCATCGAGGTGCCGCGCCATCGCCATGCCGGCTCGGTCACCGCCTATGTTCTGAAAGGCACGCTCAACTCGCAGCTCGACAGCAATCCCATGGGCACGTTCGGTCCCGGCGGCAGCTGGTTCGAGCCGCCGGGCACGCTGCACACTTATGTCGGCAATCCGAGTGCCACCGAGCCCGCCCAGATCATGGCGATCTTCGTCGCCGACAGCGATTGCGGCAAGCTCACCATCTTCGAGGACGAGTGA
- a CDS encoding carboxymuconolactone decarboxylase family protein, with the protein MTLRMDYAKASPDGIAAIRNVRNYVAKSGLSQNLIDLVYQRVSQINGCAYCLDMHARDLIKSGMPIEKLTLLQAWREGGKLFDERERAALAWAETVTRVAETGVPDADFEAVAGHFTEKELADLTFAIGLMNLLNRVAISFRATPQAAK; encoded by the coding sequence ATGACCCTTCGCATGGATTACGCAAAAGCCTCACCCGATGGCATCGCGGCCATCAGGAATGTGCGCAATTATGTCGCCAAGAGCGGCCTGTCGCAGAATCTCATCGATCTCGTCTATCAGCGCGTCTCGCAGATCAATGGCTGTGCCTACTGTCTCGACATGCACGCGCGCGACCTCATCAAGAGCGGTATGCCGATCGAGAAGCTGACTTTGCTGCAGGCTTGGCGGGAAGGCGGCAAGCTGTTCGATGAGCGCGAGCGCGCCGCTTTGGCCTGGGCCGAGACGGTCACGCGGGTCGCCGAGACCGGCGTGCCGGATGCCGATTTTGAGGCGGTTGCCGGGCACTTCACCGAGAAGGAGCTTGCCGATCTCACCTTCGCGATCGGTCTCATGAATCTCCTCAACCGGGTCGCCATCAGCTTCCGCGCCACACCGCAGGCCGCCAAATGA
- a CDS encoding PLP-dependent aminotransferase family protein translates to MTDPFPLSLDRASGTSLTRQIRDGIAAAIGEGRLKPGARLPSWRDLAAQLGVARGTVRAAYNGLVDAQLAVTSGSAGTHVADYAPVPPRPRAAAGAEETRLAGMFDRFSTRPLPFQMGVPAQDEFPFKLWSRLMARAARETAIVPTSYPDPRGEPELRQEIAAYLAIARGISAAPAQIFITNGFSGALGFVIQALALAGKTAWMEEPGYPLSRKALELSRIDIVPVRTDHEGLDVAQGIRSAPGARLAFVTPGQQAPLGTTLSLARRRALLDWAAGAQSWIIEDDYLSELQLKGRATPALAAVDQAGRVIHIGTFSKTISPVLRLGFIVAPGELVAHFGDVAAALSPAPGPQIQRAVTLFMREGHYMRHLRRMKRLYASRRDALRSRLGNSVASVEAMAGLGLLLRLPEGTDDRQIAREAQGLGMGPAALSAWYKEPRPTDTGLVLSVTNLPDKRLAYYCAELEKLIRKAVASRAS, encoded by the coding sequence ATGACCGACCCCTTCCCCTTGAGCCTGGATCGCGCCAGCGGCACCTCCCTAACCCGGCAGATCCGCGACGGCATTGCCGCGGCGATCGGCGAAGGCCGGTTGAAGCCCGGGGCTCGCCTGCCCTCCTGGCGCGACCTCGCCGCCCAACTGGGCGTGGCGCGCGGCACGGTCAGGGCCGCCTATAACGGCCTCGTCGATGCTCAGCTCGCGGTGACATCGGGCTCGGCGGGCACTCATGTGGCCGACTATGCGCCGGTGCCGCCGAGACCTCGCGCCGCAGCAGGCGCGGAAGAGACGCGGCTCGCCGGCATGTTCGATCGCTTCTCGACCCGCCCCTTGCCCTTCCAGATGGGCGTGCCAGCGCAGGACGAGTTCCCCTTCAAGCTCTGGTCACGCCTCATGGCGCGCGCCGCGCGCGAGACGGCCATTGTTCCGACGAGCTATCCCGATCCTCGCGGCGAGCCTGAGCTGCGTCAGGAGATCGCCGCCTATCTTGCCATCGCGCGCGGAATATCGGCGGCGCCGGCGCAGATTTTCATCACCAATGGCTTCTCCGGCGCCTTGGGTTTCGTCATCCAGGCGCTGGCGCTCGCGGGAAAGACCGCCTGGATGGAGGAGCCCGGCTATCCGCTCTCACGCAAGGCGCTGGAGCTCAGCCGCATCGACATCGTGCCGGTGCGCACCGATCACGAAGGCCTCGATGTCGCGCAGGGCATCCGCTCGGCACCCGGCGCCCGTCTCGCTTTTGTGACGCCCGGCCAGCAGGCGCCGCTCGGCACGACCTTGTCGCTGGCGCGGCGGCGTGCCTTGCTCGATTGGGCGGCGGGTGCACAAAGCTGGATCATCGAGGACGATTATCTGAGTGAATTGCAGCTCAAGGGTCGCGCCACGCCGGCGCTTGCGGCGGTCGACCAGGCGGGACGCGTCATTCATATCGGCACGTTCAGCAAGACGATCAGCCCGGTGCTGCGCCTGGGCTTCATCGTGGCTCCCGGCGAACTCGTTGCCCATTTCGGCGACGTCGCGGCGGCGCTGTCGCCCGCCCCCGGTCCGCAGATCCAGCGCGCCGTGACCCTGTTCATGCGCGAGGGCCACTATATGCGGCATCTGCGCCGCATGAAGCGGCTCTATGCCAGCCGGCGCGACGCCTTGCGGTCGCGATTGGGCAACTCGGTCGCGAGCGTTGAAGCAATGGCTGGGCTTGGTCTGTTGCTGCGCTTGCCGGAAGGCACGGATGACCGGCAGATCGCCAGGGAAGCGCAGGGTCTTGGCATGGGACCGGCGGCGCTTTCCGCCTGGTACAAGGAGCCCCGCCCCACCGATACCGGCCTCGTGCTCAGCGTGACAAATCTCCCGGACAAGCGGCTTGCGTATTATTGCGCCGAACTCGAGAAGCTGATCCGCAAGGCTGTGGCCTCGCGGGCAAGCTAG